AGACATATCGACATCCCAATCTATACAACAGTCACGCAACTCAGTTTGGCAGACTGTAGAATCAAACTCACCACATAAGATTCTTTCATTGATTACCATTTTCgattatcattattatttttgTGCATTCAACTATTGCACATAACCTCTTTCCAACCACGACTGAGACCTTTTGCTGGTCTACCTCAATTGCCGGAACCCAGCGGAGGTGATCATCAATCTTGCTTATCCGATCGCCGAACAACGTCAGCGGCGTCCAAAAGAGCAACGATAGTCACGACAACTCAAcataaaaaaagaaagaaaggaaaagaaaaaaagacatTATCAAAATGTGCCGCCAATACCTTACCCTCTACAACTGGTGCCAATGCGAAGTAGACTCTGGCTACCAGGCGTGTGGCACTGGCCAGCCGGACCCAGAGTGTGTCGGCACTGGCTTTGAGACGGTCACCATGCACTGCTTTTGTGAGAAGCACGCGACAAAGAAATTCACTACAGAGAAGAAGCACGAGAAGCACCAGAGAAAGCAAAGCCGCTCCTCACGCTTGTCTATCACTAGCAATTCCTCCCGCAATTCGCGGTACTCGGATGCCAGTCTCGTCCAGGTGGAGAATGACCCCCAGCAAGCTCCGAGTTTGCGGCAGAGGTGGTACCGCCGGTGGTCAGGAATTTTCTGAGCCCCTCCACTCGTGAAATGAAAGCCATTTCTTCTAGAGTTATTTTGATTGCATATTTTTGGTGTTTAGGTCTTTGGGATCCGGCGTTCTTTGGGGGTCTCAGAAGCGTCTTATCATCTGCTGGAATGTTTGGTTTTTATGACATGTTATGACCCATATACATAGAAGCTACAAAGAAAGATTGTTATACTTCGTACTTCATATTTTACACGTAGTATTTGATATTTTACATTGCGAATTTTACATGCATGATCCCGCATGTCGGTGATTGGTTGATGTAGTGTAAGGTGGTGTACGCCCAGTAAACTATACAGATAAGGAAGTAGGTATAAGGAACTGGTGGAAGAACAATCAGCATACCAGGAAGaaattcttaaattaatGTAGCATTAAAACCCACAGTACACTCCAGATCAAACATGAAGAAGAGATAAATTGAAGAATAAGAAACAGTTGAAGAATGAGCGATCGACTGCCCCTTGACCATTTTGAGGAGACGGTTGCTATTAGTAGTTTCTTGTGATTGTTATGATTTCTACTTCACCACTCCTCCTTGTTTCTCCCTTTTTACTACATACCCACCGTTGTCCTCCTATATGCGCCTGGTCGCACTCTTGCAAACACTGTCGCTGATTGCACTCTGCTCGCCCTCAAATTTTACTGCAAAGACATTCAAATGGGACTGACTTCTGCGCCATGGACCCCTCCAAGTCATTCACTGCAGCTCCCACCACCAAAACCCCCTCAAGAACGCCTCCGCGTCCTCCACCCCCCATCGATCCCTCCATCTTTTCCGACCGTCTGAATGATCCGTCGCTTGCTGCGATTCCCGCTCCCGTCTCTCCGGGTGGTCTCTGCCCCTCGCTTCTATCGCCGTCTGATTCTCCCATGCGTTCGGGCATCCACCCAACACAGCAACCGCAACCCCAAACACAACCAACTCCCCGACGTATTCCAAGCTCCAGTTCATTGAGGGATGAAAGGCGCAAATCTACACCTAATCTGAAGAAACAATCTTCCACTGCCTCGCTTCGGTCTAGCCAACCGGGAGGCCCTGTCTCTCCGCGGCCTAGTCTGTCCCGTCGCTCATCCTCCACTCTTGCGACGTCACCTACCGCAGCTGCCTCACTCAGCGCCAGCGGTTATATAATGTCTTCTAGGAAGACTTCGTTATCTGCAGCGACGGAACAATCGGTGCCAACTGCTACTTCCATCGCGGCCGATCACTTTAAGAAGGAAATCGACCACCATCAATCGACCGATCTGCAATCGCAGACCTTAGTTATCATCCACGATGCGTGTTATGGCCATCGCTTTTCGCGTCCCCGCGCCTCTCGTGCCATCCTGAGCTCGATTGTCGAGCGACCAGAACGTGTTCAGGCTTGTGTTGTAGGCATATCTGCTGCGTATGTTCGACTTGGCCGCAGATATACTGGTGGATTGTTCGCCCCTCATCCCGATGTGAACCTTCACCAGCTTCCCGTTCCTCCGTTTCAGATTCGCAAAACATCACGTACAATGGCGATAGGCTCTACGGCCGTCACTCATGTGCATGGGACTAAGTGGATGGAGGACCTCAAGTCTATGTGCGATGCCGCTGAATCGCGGCTTGCGTCGAGCGGCAAGGAATTGGTACGGCCTCGCAGCAGTGGCAGGGATAGCGCGACCGGGAAATCCCCTGCGCCTGCCTTCCACGAAGGGGATCTGTATTTGTGTTCAGAGTCTTTGAACGCATTTGAAGGGGCCTTGGGTGGAGTATGTGAGGGAATAGATGGAGTGTTTGGCCCAGGACCCACGAAACGCGCATTTGTTTGCATTCGCCCTCCCGGCCACCACTGCTCGTCTGGTCATCCGTCCGGATTTTGCTGGATTAACAATGTCCACGTAGGCATTTCTTACGCCGCAATGACCCATGGTCTGACCCACGCTGCGATTTTGGACTTCGACCTTCATCATGGTGACGGCTCGCAGGATATCACTTGGGAACAGAATCAGAAAGCATCCACTGCGCCGCGAAATGCAGCTGCTCACAAAAAGGCCATGGTAGGGTATTTTAGCTTGCACGATATAAATTCGTACCCTTGTGAAATGGGCGAACCGGAGAAAGTACGCAATGCAAGTGTATGCATCGAAAATGCACATGGGCAATCTATTTGGAATGTCCACCTAGAGCCGTGGAAAACTGAGCAGGATTTCTGGGAACTTTATTCAACCAAATATATCATTTTGATTGAGAAGGCTCGTGCTTTCTTGAAAATGCAGACTGATCGCCTGGCAAGTGTACCCAATGGTCCTCCGCCTAAAGCTGCAATTTTCATTTCTGCCGGCTTCGATGCTAGTGAATGGGAAGGTTCAGGCATGCAAAGGCACAAGGTGAATGTCCCTACCGACTTTTATGCTAGGTTCACGGCCGATGTTGTGCGCATGGCAGAGGAGCAAGGACTCGGCGTGGATGGGCGGGTCGTCAGTGTTTTGGAAGGGGGCTACAGCAATCGAGCTCTGACCACTGGCGTCTTGAGCCACTTGTCAGGATTGGGAGATAGCACGCAAAATGTAGAACCGGCTGGTGTTGACCAGATCAATCGCCTGGCAACTGAAATGACGGATCGCCTTGGGCTGTACGATACGACACCTGTTCCCAGCCAGAAACCTATTTTAGCGGCCGCCTATGATCAAGAATGGTGGTCCCCCGCCCCGttggaagagctggagtccTTGGTCTATCCACCACCCCCTGCCAGCAAGCCTCGGGAAAAGACAGCGCCGACATACTTTGCTCCGACCCAGTCGTTTGCCGCAAAGGTTGTCCCTCCAAGTAGAGATCGGAGATCCACCGGTTCACACGCCAGCTTAGATCTGGAGCCATCCCCACTACCACCGGTGGGCTGGGCGGTGGCTGCCCACGAGTTATCCAAGGTTCTGATACCAAGTGACCGTCAAACCTCCAGCTATAAACCCGAGCAGCTCAACGCCGAAGCATCACGCTTGAGGCGAGAACGACATGCTGCTACCACCGATGCTGCTCGTTCGATGGCAGGAACGCCGACTGAATCAGCTATAGgcgaagaaaacaagatgAAACTTCGCATTAGGAAACCCAAGGCTTCGCTACCGAGCACACCTAGGCCTGAGACTCCAGCACGCCGAACCAACAGGAACAGTCGCAGAACGACATTTGATTCTCCTGGCGCCCTCCCCGACCCATCTAGTTCGCCCGGACCCCGTGCGTCACGTAGAAAGAGTGCAACCTCGACAAACTCTGAGCAAGATGGACCGGCTTCGAGACCGGTGTCACAGGGCTCGGTGACTTTACGCAAGCCAAGCACATCCCGGCCTGGGACCCCGAGACGCGCAGCAAGTCCAAGGAAAGCACCGCCCGTGCCCCGCGTTCCGTCTACGGTCCTCACTGCTATGACCCGGGAAGACCAGCCCGTTACATCAGAGCCTCCACCCAGTGGCAGCGAGCATGTGCAGGATGACATGGACACTTTGACGGCTGATGTCAAAAAGCTGAGCATTAAACTGAAAGTGCCTACTCCGGAGGAGAATGCGGCCCGAGAGAGGAAGCTGACAGAAGAGGGCAAGCGTAAGCCCCTCAAGGCTCCCCCGAAGACGTCCCGCTCTCATAGGAAAGTGTCAGCGGGCAAGAGACCGGTTCCAAACACTACTTCAAAGGCGActtctcaacctccagctccttgcaGCTCCCACGACGAGCCTCCGCTTCCGGACGTCTCTAGGCAGATGTATACCGAGAAACAGGATCCAAAAGCTGCCAAAAGACAGGTGGGAAATCCCCTTGTAACTCCAGACGCATCATCGCCTATCCCAtttgaagaaaacaaagaacCAAAAATTGAGCCTGCCGCCGAAGAGCATCGTTGGAATCCGAACTCAGTTCTCAGTGAGCCCGGCGCTGGCTCTTCTGAAACTGCGTACGCGAGCATTTCTCCGCCTTTGACCCCGGGAGTGGTGGGTGACTCTGTAAGTCCAAAGTCTATGGTGTATTCGGCTCCTGCGTCCGCGGCAGTGACTAGACATGGCCTCCCGGTATTCATGTCTCATGGCCCGATTCCTTTTGCACCGTCGGACTCCACTAAAGAAACCGCTGAATCGAAACCCGAGTCCGCCTGAGCGAAATATACTGGTCGTTGGTgatttggagttggggttcTGGTTGTTTTTTGCTATTCTGTTCTTGTACTCTGGGACTTTTATTTGATATACCCCCCCCCTGTTGGAGTTCCAATTTGTTTAATGTGGATAATATTGAAATCCGTATTGCGTTGTTCACTGTCAATGTTTATTCGAATGGATCATGAAGTCAATTTGCTAGTTAAAGTTTTGGCGAATCTCGCCCACAAAGTTATTCCCTGTCTGGGACGTCCCTCTGTACACAGCTCATCCAAGCTCTTTCTGGGGCTCATGTGAGCCATACACTAATATTTTACATAACTACAGttgtatttataataatacaaaCACCTAGTAAGTGCGTAAATATAAGACCTCCGATTACTTGGGTTGATACTCGATGTTTTGATGGCAGATATTCACCAGTCCTGGTCTTCGAACCTCCATAATGTTGTCTCGGTATCAACGCCCCGGGCTGAGACTAGGTTGAATGTGACCGGTCCTTCATGCTCTAATGACATGGTTCTGAAGATTTTCTCCCGAAGATTGGGTAAACCAGGTGTCTTATTTGAGCATCAAGCGAGCATTGCAGAGCTGTCTTGTATTATATTGATCATGTTGAAAGAATGCCAAGAAGAGGATTGCGCGCCTGCCTAAACGAGGACCGCTAGGTATATCCTGTTGATGGAAGGTGTACGGGTTATCAGCAGAGATTCACCCCCGGCCAGTCCACTATTTGATCATGAGTAGATGCGCATTGCAGGAAATGACAGAACTCGCATTTGAGTCCGTGACCCACGATGATTCATTCCTGGACATTGTGGAGTCATTTTCGGATCTGCTGTGGACATTGTCAGTGAAATACGGGCTTGGAAGGCGGATCGCGCCAATGAGCTGACTTGATCGCGCATTGTGAGTCAACGAGTGGATTTTTGCGCTTCCGTGGCCGAGAGCTCGGACCAACTTAATCCGGCTCCGACGCGGCCTCGCGGTATCTCTTATCTGTCCCCGTCCATCCCCGCTTGTTCTCGTTCTGGAGGCTCCCTTTCCTTCTATTCAGAATCAACGTTtcattgacgagatccgCGAGCATTGGACCGACGTTGCGACAAAGTCTGCGAAAATAACCACGGTCTCTGCACTCTCCCGCATTTATCTTCGCCACAGATCCTCCGCCGCGCCCTTCACTATGGCAATCCATCCCAGTTTCCCATCGCAAGCGGACGTCGGGGGGCCGTTGTCTTcacagcaggcgcaggcgatATCGGCTTGGACAGAAcaggctgctgcttctttggGGGATTTGAGAATTACGGACTCAACGCCGAGGAGCGAAGGAACCGCTGCGCTACGGGGAACGTCTGTCTCGTTGTCAATTCCTCTGGATGACCATTTTCCGGCTACAGATGCTAGCCCTAACCCGAGAGTTAGAATCGTGGATCAAAACCCAGAGGAGTCCCGAAAGGTGCCGGCCATCACCTTCCGACGTCGCGAACCGCTCCGTCGGGACAGTTTGAAAAGACGCGAGGCTCTGTTGAAGGGAAAGGATGGCAGTCGTCGCAGACAACGCTGGGAGAATGGTATGTCGTAagtggctgaagatgatgtaTTCAGGGTAGTCTCCTATACTGCCATCTTTATCCATATTCTCTCCCGTGTTTTACGGGCTTTAGAACGCTGACAGGTCGTGCCTCGTTCAAAGATCGCCTCTTGCATAACCCATGGGCCGAACCGCCATCCTCTAGGGACTGGATGCCACATCCCACTCACACCCGTCATGAACCTATGCCATACTTCCTGGCGCCGCTTTGGGATAAGCATTATGCGCACCTTGATCGTGCACCCAAGCAGGGACAAGACGCAAAAGCCGAAAGATATCATATTCCGAAAGAACTTcgcttgaagctgaagcaagCTCGTGCTGCACGTGGTATGCTGCAGGACCTGGAAGAAGATATTAGGCAGTTCATTGAACGGTGGAACCAGAGACAACTGGTACGCCAGAAAGACGGTCTTGCCGATGCACCGTCGTCGTCCGACGAAGACTCGGAAGACGAAGTCGTCTTTGTGGGACGAAACGGACAGACGCATGACTCGCCTGATCGCCGAACAAAGCTGCAAAGTATGCGCGAGACGATGAGTTCGTACAATGAGCGTGACGGTGAGAAGATGGTGTTTGAGAGTCTTGTCGATGACCGCGCAGCTGGATTTGGGTAAGTTTTCGGAAATGGTAGCACAATACTCTCCTACTTACGTTAATTCGCAGTCGCTGGCTCGTCCATTCTATTGCCTCCTACTACGGTCTCCACACATGGTCTGTCACTGTTGGAAGCCCCGCTCGACGAGAAGCCTATGTTGGATTTTACCCACCTTCTTCAGGAAGTCGCGCTGGCTTGCTTTCGCATCCACCTAAAGGCTGCCGTGAGGAAACAACGATCCAGCCAGGAGAGAAACTGCCGAGACCGCTGTGGTCACAGGTATGATTCTCCTGGACGCGAGACTCGGAATCGTCTACATTTTTTGTAAATGGTGCATACAACTCTGTTGTTTATAGACTCTAGACTGGCTCATGAACTGCAACCTGGTCTAAACAGATAGAAGCAGAACATCTCCAGTCTCAAGGTATGATCGTAAGATAGAGGTCCAATTGATGCCCTGTGTTCATCCAAGTGTGTGCTGTTGATACTGGAATGTGCAGACGTCTGAGTACATGTCAGATTCGGTCATCCCCGCCCCCTGGGCCACCCGGGAAGGGGCACCGGTGTAGACTGCAAAGCGCAAGGGATGTCGATTTTGACATCATCAAGTACCTTACCTGTGTTATTCAATAcattgaggacgaggggctACGTTAAGTGTGTCGTAGTTGGTTCTCATTCTCGAGCCCTGACGTATCCAGTAATCTGGTTTGGGCTGGCTGGTTTCCTCCAGTGATCTTCCTGGTTTTCTCACGGCGCTCCTTCAGAGAAGAAAACTCTTTTGGATGACGTACGAGTGGAAACTATTCAGACTTCCCGATATATCCAACACAGTCTTATGGTGAACCCGCATATTCAACCACGCCTGGTTGGTCTTGTTTGACATTGTCAAAATGGCAGGGAACAAAAAGTGCCTACCTTTATCGATACAGTAATTCCATTATCTATAGTTAGGTAAGTGTTTCGGTTTGCCAATCATATAGTAGTCATGGTGGTATCTTAGCCCAAACACCGTGCGTCTGGTCCCGGTTCTTCGTGGGG
This is a stretch of genomic DNA from Aspergillus puulaauensis MK2 DNA, chromosome 8, nearly complete sequence. It encodes these proteins:
- a CDS encoding histone deacetylase hosB (COG:B;~EggNog:ENOG410PG59;~InterPro:IPR023696,IPR023801,IPR000286,IPR037138;~PFAM:PF00850) yields the protein MDPSKSFTAAPTTKTPSRTPPRPPPPIDPSIFSDRLNDPSLAAIPAPVSPGGLCPSLLSPSDSPMRSGIHPTQQPQPQTQPTPRRIPSSSSLRDERRKSTPNLKKQSSTASLRSSQPGGPVSPRPSLSRRSSSTLATSPTAAASLSASGYIMSSRKTSLSAATEQSVPTATSIAADHFKKEIDHHQSTDLQSQTLVIIHDACYGHRFSRPRASRAILSSIVERPERVQACVVGISAAYVRLGRRYTGGLFAPHPDVNLHQLPVPPFQIRKTSRTMAIGSTAVTHVHGTKWMEDLKSMCDAAESRLASSGKELVRPRSSGRDSATGKSPAPAFHEGDLYLCSESLNAFEGALGGVCEGIDGVFGPGPTKRAFVCIRPPGHHCSSGHPSGFCWINNVHVGISYAAMTHGLTHAAILDFDLHHGDGSQDITWEQNQKASTAPRNAAAHKKAMVGYFSLHDINSYPCEMGEPEKVRNASVCIENAHGQSIWNVHLEPWKTEQDFWELYSTKYIILIEKARAFLKMQTDRLASVPNGPPPKAAIFISAGFDASEWEGSGMQRHKVNVPTDFYARFTADVVRMAEEQGLGVDGRVVSVLEGGYSNRALTTGVLSHLSGLGDSTQNVEPAGVDQINRLATEMTDRLGLYDTTPVPSQKPILAAAYDQEWWSPAPLEELESLVYPPPPASKPREKTAPTYFAPTQSFAAKVVPPSRDRRSTGSHASLDLEPSPLPPVGWAVAAHELSKVLIPSDRQTSSYKPEQLNAEASRLRRERHAATTDAARSMAGTPTESAIGEENKMKLRIRKPKASLPSTPRPETPARRTNRNSRRTTFDSPGALPDPSSSPGPRASRRKSATSTNSEQDGPASRPVSQGSVTLRKPSTSRPGTPRRAASPRKAPPVPRVPSTVLTAMTREDQPVTSEPPPSGSEHVQDDMDTLTADVKKLSIKLKVPTPEENAARERKLTEEGKRKPLKAPPKTSRSHRKVSAGKRPVPNTTSKATSQPPAPCSSHDEPPLPDVSRQMYTEKQDPKAAKRQVGNPLVTPDASSPIPFEENKEPKIEPAAEEHRWNPNSVLSEPGAGSSETAYASISPPLTPGVVGDSVSPKSMVYSAPASAAVTRHGLPVFMSHGPIPFAPSDSTKETAESKPESA
- a CDS encoding uncharacterized protein (COG:S;~EggNog:ENOG410PR6R;~InterPro:IPR036867,IPR025952,IPR039629;~PFAM:PF13902;~go_function: GO:0003676 - nucleic acid binding [Evidence IEA]), with amino-acid sequence MAIHPSFPSQADVGGPLSSQQAQAISAWTEQAAASLGDLRITDSTPRSEGTAALRGTSVSLSIPLDDHFPATDASPNPRVRIVDQNPEESRKVPAITFRRREPLRRDSLKRREALLKGKDGSRRRQRWENDRLLHNPWAEPPSSRDWMPHPTHTRHEPMPYFLAPLWDKHYAHLDRAPKQGQDAKAERYHIPKELRLKLKQARAARGMLQDLEEDIRQFIERWNQRQLVRQKDGLADAPSSSDEDSEDEVVFVGRNGQTHDSPDRRTKLQSMRETMSSYNERDGEKMVFESLVDDRAAGFGRWLVHSIASYYGLHTWSVTVGSPARREAYVGFYPPSSGSRAGLLSHPPKGCREETTIQPGEKLPRPLWSQV
- a CDS encoding uncharacterized protein (COG:S;~EggNog:ENOG410Q1GN), coding for MCRQYLTLYNWCQCEVDSGYQACGTGQPDPECVGTGFETVTMHCFCEKHATKKFTTEKKHEKHQRKQSRSSRLSITSNSSRNSRYSDASLVQVENDPQQAPSLRQRWYRRWSGIF